In Spirochaetales bacterium, the DNA window GGGGATGAGGATCATGTACGATCTCCTCCTGTGCAGCCCCTTCGAAACGGAATCGACCCTCACCGAGGCGATTGAAAAGACGCGCGCGGCAGGGGCGGATTGTATCGGGATCGGTATGGGGGTCCGTCTTTATCCCGGTACACCGCTGTACCGGTCCCTGAAGCGGGAGGACTCGGAATACCTGGACGGTGAGCGGGAAGAGCCCCCCCTGCGGCCGCTTTTCTATGTGCGGCCGAAAAAAGAAACGGCGATTCCCCTCCTCTGCTCCCTTATCGGAAGCGACAGGCGCTTTTTCTTTCAGCCCCTGGGAGAAAAACACAATTACAATTATGCGGATAACAACCGCCTCCTCGAAGCGATCGAAAAGGGGGCGAGGGGCGCGTATTGGGATATACTCTCCTCATTATAGGACGGAGACCGGGCGGAACCCTACCGTTCACATTGGGGACTTGAGGTTGTCCGCTATTTCAATTCAGCGATATTGATGCCGCTTTCAAAATAGCGTTTCCCGACAATGAAAAAAATCACTGTCGGAAGCAGGGCGACGACAACGGCCGCGAGCTGGACCGTATATTTGACATCGGTCGGGGATTCGAAATAGAGGAGTCCCACCGGGAGGGTATACAGCTTGTTGTCGGAAAGGTAAATAAGCGGACCCAGGAGGTCTTTCCAACTGTAGAGAAACTGAAAAAGCCCGGACACGATGAGGGCGGGCATACTCTGCGGCAGGATTATCTTCGTGAATGTTTTGAACGAATTGCAGCCGTCCATCATTGCCGCCTCTTCCATTTCTTTCGGGATCGAAAGCATGAACTGCCGGATCAAAAAGATGTGCCACGCGGAGCCGAACATGCAGGGGACAATAAGGGGAAGGAAACTGTTTGTCCACTTTATGGTTCTGAAAAAGAGAAACAGCGGAATATTGGTTACCTGCGCGGGAAGCATCATCGTGCCGAGGACGATAAGAAAGAGGATGTCACGACCGGGAAATTTGAAGCGGGCAAATCCGTAGGCGATCGTCGCCGAACTGAAAACGACAAGGATCGTCTGGATGCCGCCTAAAGCAATGCTGTTGAAAATATAGCGCAGCAGGTCGACCTGGGTAAAGGCCTCGATGTAATTTTCCCAGTGAAGGGGCCGGGGGAACCAGACCTTGACGAAATCCGTGGAATAATACTGCGCCATATCCTTGAGGGAGGTGACGGCGAGGTAGATAAAGGGAATTACGAGGATGACCGCGATGACAAACATAAAGAAAAAACCGAAGAT includes these proteins:
- a CDS encoding carbohydrate ABC transporter permease, which encodes MTNAGSSLFKRKNLLVGIFGFFFMFVIAVILVIPFIYLAVTSLKDMAQYYSTDFVKVWFPRPLHWENYIEAFTQVDLLRYIFNSIALGGIQTILVVFSSATIAYGFARFKFPGRDILFLIVLGTMMLPAQVTNIPLFLFFRTIKWTNSFLPLIVPCMFGSAWHIFLIRQFMLSIPKEMEEAAMMDGCNSFKTFTKIILPQSMPALIVSGLFQFLYSWKDLLGPLIYLSDNKLYTLPVGLLYFESPTDVKYTVQLAAVVVALLPTVIFFIVGKRYFESGINIAELK